A genome region from Zestosphaera sp. includes the following:
- a CDS encoding carboxypeptidase regulatory-like domain-containing protein, whose product MKSNRLFVIGLIVLLLVSVVSWLPGVVLNAVASNDLAGKVAPQLLSKLEGMREDEVIEVVIRLKSLPREIVSNVRGNYRFAVQALKNWAEYTQRGLVNLILNEGGVVLNKFWLDNVVLAKVPVGLIPKIASLPEVVRIFENFEVRVVEPVVKEEAEVKPGQQVSSWGIFKIRAPEAWALGYTGQGVRIAVLDTGVDITHPALQGKMLTLDPASPYYPGGWMEFDGAGNPILSTPHDTDGHGTHTSGTALGGDTVNILIGVAPGATLMHGLVLPGGGGTFAQVLAGMQWTVEPFYIDPGTGQPVYTGLPAHVVSMSFGASEYYGNDLFPAIEAMLLTNIIPVASIGNSGPGTSGNPGNVWGVFGIGATDINDNVASWSSGRVVTWPSPPPTWPFFDMYPSTYVKPDFSAPGVSIRSSVPGGGYEDWSGTSMSCPHVSGTVALILQAAGWLHHDIPDTPEQVYLILNSTAIDFGDPGLDTRYGYGRIDAYEATKKAMEFAKKSGVEGFVLDSLTSEPVPWATVTVVEIGRTFTVNASGYYRIPLDPGTYTLVFEAWGYEPYTATVEVILLNGTITGLVFNALTNEPISGANVTVVELGMTVVTGPDGIYEVSVPPGTYTLEAAAYGYFPRTEVVTVDEAEVVIVDFGLYPLGNGTIAGHVYNAVTNEPISDVLVWTYVDGTPVYNYTDATGYYELSVPSGTYTVYAWKPGYVQASTPGVVVAPEETVIVDFYLQPIPPTVVVLANVHYRTQPHLKTIVEALELPVTEYNDMTQLLQDWVNGLINPAVVIIDHTMPSPYSYPSSDVVLAFHTLADSTGTTLIWLDTSYSGYPGIYVLYQYSSQLISAGYPAPVSRLYEYPSTTYIIVTMLNTTHPIFEGVTPDIPPNKFYLATGSYADYAITNFTDPTGRFVVLAYVNDTRTGYLRHGVGVAEWVSNTGSPWYYLGSWAESYWMQYLESGADGMYTDNTKKVLENAVLLGWTNYVSSTRLDKGRLSAVLSIVARSSGKSLETSSGFKSYLYTRLDAYLNRLPHGYVTGTVRGSDGAILAGALVQFIGTPVKVYTNETGQFFTWLPEGNYTASIKMAGYKTVEVSFTVLVNETTDLGLIVLKRLPRVAILYDYAGSIKSFLESMEIYAVDYTDLSALTNDVLAGMYDAVVWAGYYGAPFPTYYEFMSFLNATHTVGVGVVWMDSWGTYGYGIKALQQYLGDPPSVGSTWGYGEVYVRVTGKHPILKGYEVGDLIKIITYTSADFSWFSGFSGTSIADTYVAGTTWGNSIAWKVFPDGVKWALLSSFPPTQWNTPTYFTPDAWKIIYNAIKWVMTKPLTVVLEEPYLHVGDEAILHISEAPANTTLLIYLDGQLIGEVLSDEAGYANFTFTVPLIPGGEHLIEVYTEDEMYYGYTPLYVILKIVVTPTETTAPGLVKINATGLRPYQAVMIYLDGNWLSNYRANALGTFEIKINIPFVVTGEHELNIVDLEKGELLGSTTLTIASRLDDIFAKLDEIGGTITNISGDAVFIKTKLGEIQVSLDTVLTNLGVIDGKLANISGGVVFIKTKLGEIQVSLSDLMDALMSVNASLTQVVITSKGEVLGVISTSKGEILASVNVVKELIEAGLPVDTQTLLNTLTSLINEKSASIMNKLDEILQAVRGVRDTMASKTDVSDLSSKVDTIGQKIDSSSGTLSTYGAVTVGLIIVTLIASIYGFFIKKK is encoded by the coding sequence ATGAAAAGTAATAGGTTATTCGTTATTGGACTAATAGTTTTGCTGTTAGTGTCTGTGGTGAGCTGGCTACCTGGCGTGGTCTTGAACGCAGTAGCTAGTAATGATTTGGCAGGTAAAGTAGCGCCGCAACTACTGAGTAAGCTTGAGGGTATGAGAGAGGATGAGGTTATTGAAGTCGTTATAAGACTTAAGTCTCTACCGAGAGAGATAGTCAGTAATGTTAGAGGTAATTATAGGTTCGCGGTTCAGGCACTCAAGAATTGGGCTGAGTATACTCAGAGAGGATTAGTTAACTTAATACTTAATGAGGGCGGGGTAGTACTTAATAAGTTCTGGTTAGATAATGTAGTGCTTGCTAAGGTGCCTGTAGGCCTTATTCCAAAGATAGCTTCATTACCTGAGGTAGTGAGGATCTTCGAGAATTTTGAGGTGCGTGTAGTAGAGCCAGTCGTTAAGGAGGAGGCTGAAGTAAAGCCAGGACAACAAGTATCTAGTTGGGGAATCTTCAAAATCAGAGCTCCTGAGGCTTGGGCGTTAGGTTATACAGGTCAGGGAGTGAGGATAGCTGTCCTAGACACGGGTGTTGACATAACGCATCCAGCACTTCAGGGCAAGATGTTGACTCTAGACCCTGCAAGCCCCTACTACCCAGGAGGTTGGATGGAGTTTGATGGTGCGGGAAACCCAATACTGAGCACACCGCACGACACGGACGGACACGGGACGCATACTAGCGGGACTGCGTTGGGAGGCGATACTGTGAACATATTGATAGGTGTGGCTCCTGGCGCGACGCTAATGCACGGCCTAGTATTGCCTGGCGGTGGTGGTACGTTCGCTCAAGTGTTGGCTGGGATGCAGTGGACTGTAGAGCCTTTCTATATAGATCCCGGTACGGGTCAGCCGGTCTACACAGGGCTTCCGGCACACGTAGTCTCGATGAGTTTTGGCGCTTCCGAGTATTACGGTAATGACTTGTTCCCAGCAATTGAAGCAATGTTACTAACCAATATAATACCAGTAGCCTCGATAGGGAACAGCGGCCCCGGAACCTCGGGTAATCCAGGAAACGTGTGGGGCGTATTCGGTATTGGAGCAACAGATATTAACGATAACGTAGCTTCGTGGAGTAGTGGTAGAGTAGTTACCTGGCCATCCCCACCGCCTACGTGGCCCTTCTTCGACATGTACCCAAGCACTTACGTAAAGCCAGACTTCTCAGCTCCTGGAGTAAGTATAAGGAGCTCAGTGCCTGGCGGTGGCTATGAAGACTGGTCAGGAACCTCAATGTCATGTCCTCACGTATCAGGAACTGTAGCACTAATACTTCAAGCAGCCGGGTGGTTACACCATGACATACCTGACACTCCCGAGCAAGTCTACTTAATACTTAACTCAACAGCCATAGACTTCGGCGACCCAGGACTCGACACTAGGTACGGTTATGGCAGGATCGACGCTTACGAAGCAACTAAGAAGGCCATGGAGTTTGCTAAGAAGAGCGGTGTTGAAGGATTCGTTCTCGACTCACTAACTAGTGAGCCAGTACCTTGGGCAACTGTGACAGTAGTTGAGATAGGCAGGACCTTCACAGTAAACGCTTCCGGCTACTACAGGATACCGCTAGACCCAGGAACCTACACTCTAGTATTTGAGGCGTGGGGCTACGAACCCTACACTGCTACCGTTGAGGTAATACTACTTAACGGTACTATAACAGGCTTAGTGTTCAACGCATTAACAAACGAGCCGATCTCTGGTGCTAACGTGACAGTCGTTGAGCTTGGCATGACAGTCGTGACAGGTCCTGACGGGATCTATGAAGTGTCAGTACCGCCCGGAACTTACACGTTGGAAGCTGCCGCGTATGGGTACTTCCCCAGAACAGAGGTAGTGACTGTAGATGAAGCCGAAGTAGTCATAGTTGATTTCGGTCTATACCCGCTGGGTAACGGAACTATAGCTGGTCACGTGTATAACGCGGTAACAAACGAACCAATAAGCGACGTCCTCGTATGGACTTACGTTGATGGAACACCTGTCTATAACTACACAGACGCTACCGGATACTATGAGTTAAGCGTTCCTTCAGGAACCTACACAGTATACGCGTGGAAGCCGGGCTACGTGCAGGCAAGCACCCCAGGAGTTGTAGTAGCCCCTGAAGAGACAGTCATAGTTGATTTCTACCTACAGCCTATACCGCCCACCGTAGTAGTGCTAGCTAACGTCCACTACCGCACACAACCACACCTCAAGACTATAGTAGAAGCTCTTGAACTCCCAGTGACGGAATATAATGACATGACGCAACTACTGCAAGACTGGGTGAACGGCTTAATAAACCCTGCAGTAGTTATAATTGATCACACGATGCCCAGCCCCTACTCATATCCGAGTTCCGATGTAGTGTTAGCTTTCCACACACTAGCTGACTCGACCGGAACTACCCTGATATGGCTTGACACATCATACTCTGGTTATCCAGGCATCTACGTCTTATATCAATATAGTAGCCAGCTAATATCTGCTGGCTACCCAGCACCCGTAAGCAGACTATATGAATACCCATCAACAACCTACATTATAGTCACTATGCTGAACACTACACACCCAATATTTGAGGGGGTGACTCCCGATATACCTCCCAATAAATTCTACTTAGCTACTGGGTCTTACGCCGATTACGCGATAACCAACTTCACAGACCCGACAGGAAGGTTCGTAGTACTTGCCTACGTGAACGACACTAGAACAGGCTACCTTAGACACGGCGTCGGAGTTGCTGAATGGGTCAGCAATACTGGCTCGCCCTGGTACTATCTAGGTAGTTGGGCTGAGAGTTACTGGATGCAGTATCTGGAATCTGGTGCTGACGGCATGTATACTGACAACACTAAGAAGGTGTTAGAGAATGCTGTATTGCTTGGATGGACTAACTACGTGAGCTCTACTAGACTAGATAAGGGCAGGTTGAGTGCTGTGTTAAGTATCGTAGCGAGAAGCTCTGGTAAATCTCTCGAAACAAGTAGCGGTTTTAAGAGCTATCTCTACACACGGTTAGATGCCTACCTAAATAGACTCCCACACGGTTACGTAACAGGCACTGTGAGAGGCAGTGACGGTGCTATACTAGCTGGCGCTCTAGTCCAGTTCATAGGCACGCCCGTTAAAGTCTACACTAACGAGACAGGCCAGTTCTTTACTTGGCTACCTGAAGGTAACTACACAGCGTCAATAAAGATGGCTGGTTACAAGACCGTAGAAGTGAGTTTCACGGTCTTAGTTAATGAGACGACGGACCTAGGCCTCATAGTACTTAAGAGGCTGCCGCGCGTAGCAATACTCTACGACTACGCGGGATCTATAAAGAGTTTCTTAGAATCTATGGAGATTTACGCGGTAGATTACACAGACTTATCAGCACTTACGAACGACGTGCTAGCCGGCATGTACGACGCGGTTGTGTGGGCTGGTTACTATGGAGCTCCATTCCCAACATATTATGAGTTCATGTCATTCCTCAACGCAACACACACGGTTGGTGTTGGTGTTGTGTGGATGGATAGTTGGGGTACTTACGGCTACGGCATCAAAGCGTTACAGCAGTATTTAGGCGACCCACCCTCAGTAGGCTCTACGTGGGGTTATGGTGAGGTGTATGTTAGGGTTACTGGGAAGCACCCAATACTTAAAGGCTATGAAGTCGGTGACTTAATCAAGATAATTACGTACACGAGTGCTGACTTCTCATGGTTTAGCGGCTTCTCAGGAACCTCAATAGCTGATACGTACGTAGCTGGAACTACGTGGGGTAACTCAATAGCTTGGAAGGTATTCCCTGACGGCGTCAAATGGGCACTACTCTCTAGCTTCCCACCAACTCAGTGGAATACACCAACTTACTTCACTCCAGATGCTTGGAAGATAATCTATAACGCTATTAAATGGGTCATGACTAAACCACTCACTGTTGTCTTGGAGGAGCCGTACCTCCACGTAGGTGACGAAGCCATACTACATATTAGCGAAGCTCCAGCTAACACCACGTTACTGATATATCTGGACGGCCAATTAATAGGAGAAGTCTTGAGTGATGAGGCAGGCTACGCCAACTTCACCTTCACGGTACCGTTAATACCTGGTGGTGAACACTTAATTGAGGTATACACTGAAGACGAGATGTACTACGGCTACACACCACTTTACGTAATACTCAAGATCGTGGTAACCCCCACTGAGACTACCGCCCCAGGACTAGTAAAAATAAACGCTACTGGTTTACGGCCGTACCAGGCAGTAATGATATACTTAGACGGTAACTGGCTCTCCAACTATAGAGCAAACGCTTTAGGAACTTTTGAAATCAAGATAAACATACCTTTCGTAGTTACAGGAGAGCACGAGCTCAACATAGTAGATCTAGAGAAGGGTGAGTTGCTTGGGTCAACAACGCTCACGATAGCTAGCAGACTAGACGACATATTCGCGAAACTAGACGAGATAGGTGGTACGATAACTAATATATCAGGTGATGCTGTCTTCATAAAGACTAAATTAGGTGAAATTCAGGTCAGCCTAGATACTGTGCTCACCAACCTAGGAGTCATTGACGGCAAGCTAGCCAATATATCAGGTGGTGTCGTCTTCATAAAGACTAAATTAGGTGAAATTCAGGTATCTTTGAGTGACTTAATGGATGCTTTAATGAGCGTTAACGCGTCATTGACTCAAGTAGTGATAACAAGTAAAGGTGAAGTATTAGGAGTCATAAGCACGTCTAAGGGCGAGATATTAGCTAGCGTGAACGTAGTTAAGGAATTAATTGAGGCAGGACTACCAGTAGATACTCAAACCCTGCTAAACACTCTCACCAGCCTAATCAACGAGAAATCCGCGAGCATAATGAACAAACTAGACGAGATACTTCAGGCAGTAAGAGGAGTTAGAGATACTATGGCTTCAAAGACTGATGTTTCTGACTTATCTAGCAAGGTAGATACGATAGGTCAGAAGATAGACTCTAGCTCAGGAACTCTATCAACGTACGGCGCTGTTACTGTAGGCTTAATAATAGTTACGCTAATAGCCTCGATCTACGGCTTCTTCATAAAGAAGAAGTAA
- a CDS encoding NAD-dependent epimerase/dehydratase family protein, with amino-acid sequence MRVLVTGASGFLGSYLVEELVRGGYSVRGMIRDFKKASRLRDSGVEVVYGDLTRHDTLSQVVKGVDVIIHLAAYYTFTGSKKLYRLVNVEGTRALAQVALKSGVKRFIYCSSTEAIGPVKNPPGDEETPPNPQFEYGVSKLLAEQVVRSLSDSGLEYTIVRPSGIYGPGNVDDVSYWFIMTVARGGILSKFMIGEGEYLTQFAHVRDVVQGFRLVLEKPEVSVGQTYIISSEKPYTYKEVYEIISQILGKEPPKIKLSPRLAKFLLTFTEIYDRIRGGENLILRRSIVDAVTTHRAYKIDKAKRELGYKPKYDLREGLEETIKWYRDNGFL; translated from the coding sequence GTGAGGGTATTAGTTACCGGCGCTTCAGGCTTTCTAGGAAGCTACTTAGTTGAGGAGTTAGTTAGAGGAGGCTATAGTGTTAGGGGAATGATAAGAGATTTTAAGAAAGCAAGTCGCTTGAGAGACTCAGGTGTTGAGGTTGTTTACGGTGACTTAACCCGACACGATACTCTCTCTCAAGTAGTTAAAGGTGTTGACGTGATTATTCATCTCGCGGCTTACTACACCTTCACGGGTTCTAAGAAGCTTTATAGGTTAGTGAATGTTGAAGGTACTCGCGCGCTTGCCCAGGTAGCTCTTAAGTCAGGGGTTAAGAGATTCATTTACTGCAGTTCTACTGAAGCTATAGGACCTGTAAAGAATCCTCCAGGTGATGAAGAAACTCCTCCTAACCCTCAGTTCGAGTACGGGGTCTCTAAGTTGTTGGCTGAGCAGGTAGTGAGGAGTTTGAGTGACTCCGGACTTGAGTACACTATAGTAAGACCTTCAGGCATTTACGGACCTGGAAACGTGGATGACGTGTCTTACTGGTTTATAATGACCGTGGCTAGAGGAGGTATTCTCTCCAAATTCATGATTGGAGAAGGCGAGTACTTGACTCAATTCGCTCACGTGAGAGACGTGGTTCAAGGCTTCAGACTAGTTCTAGAGAAGCCTGAAGTGTCTGTAGGCCAGACATACATAATTAGTAGTGAGAAACCTTACACGTACAAAGAAGTATACGAGATAATTTCTCAGATACTCGGTAAAGAACCCCCTAAAATCAAGTTAAGCCCTAGACTAGCTAAGTTCTTGCTAACCTTCACCGAAATATACGACAGAATAAGAGGTGGCGAAAACCTAATACTTAGAAGAAGTATCGTAGACGCAGTAACAACACACAGAGCATACAAAATAGATAAAGCTAAGAGAGAATTAGGTTATAAACCAAAATACGACTTAAGAGAAGGACTTGAAGAAACTATAAAATGGTATAGAGACAACGGATTCCTCTAA
- a CDS encoding acyl-CoA reductase: MTNLEPLHPIKESVPSNYVDGRLKYLEPKIDWIREYLSRAKAVQEKLRSLGFEKRVRILDRVGRVWAEKLESGSFEALKKELVKSTGYSETMIEEDLRLVSEVFKKENVESLINSGLNGGVKSLDDFVEVAPGEYVSNLPAGPVFIIASGNSVIPPLIPTVTSLITNNLTILRPSLTNYVVVREVFKSLEDLDDEALVLGDALLITYLSHDSKVLGYLLKEAPLGVINYWGGEPGRTAVYRAVAENPYKPRLIVNGPLTGVAVIDGDSLGSSLSEVSEALAREVLMYDQQLCSSPTMALFVGSYEKAVQLAREVSKYLDVMGGSHKIEVSEGWLYKLNTLRKSLEFQGAKVFKSSNPENPYTIVVSEGKSSFSGLRLVPLEFHSRRRFLELVVVSDLRECVRLIRELPKVAGYSGVDKVQTVAFWVDREKVDSYVKELVSAGVYRVVPLGESFLRTPNEPYDGEYIPRYFTYTVYLRVKKSI; this comes from the coding sequence TTGACGAACTTGGAGCCGCTACACCCTATCAAAGAGAGCGTACCGTCTAACTATGTTGATGGTCGCTTGAAGTATCTTGAGCCCAAGATAGACTGGATTAGAGAGTACTTGAGTCGAGCTAAAGCAGTACAAGAAAAGCTGAGGAGCTTAGGTTTTGAGAAGCGTGTGAGGATACTAGATAGAGTTGGTAGAGTGTGGGCTGAGAAGCTAGAGAGCGGTTCTTTTGAGGCTCTCAAGAAAGAGTTGGTGAAGAGCACAGGGTATAGTGAGACAATGATTGAAGAAGACCTCAGACTTGTTAGTGAGGTATTCAAAAAAGAAAACGTTGAGTCCTTGATAAATTCGGGTCTTAATGGTGGTGTAAAGAGTCTTGATGACTTCGTTGAAGTTGCTCCGGGAGAGTATGTCTCTAACCTTCCTGCAGGACCAGTCTTTATAATAGCTTCGGGGAATTCAGTGATTCCGCCCCTGATACCTACAGTCACTTCATTAATTACTAACAACTTAACTATTTTGAGGCCTTCACTAACCAACTACGTGGTTGTTAGAGAAGTCTTTAAGTCTCTTGAGGACTTAGATGATGAGGCACTAGTTCTAGGTGATGCTCTCTTAATAACATACTTGAGTCACGACAGTAAGGTTTTAGGGTACTTGCTTAAGGAGGCCCCTCTAGGAGTGATTAATTACTGGGGTGGCGAGCCCGGGAGGACTGCGGTTTACAGGGCGGTAGCTGAGAACCCGTATAAGCCTAGATTGATCGTCAACGGTCCATTAACTGGTGTTGCTGTGATTGACGGAGATTCTCTAGGTAGTTCTTTAAGTGAGGTTTCTGAAGCTCTTGCTAGGGAAGTCTTAATGTATGACCAACAACTGTGTAGCTCGCCTACGATGGCTCTTTTTGTGGGGAGTTATGAGAAGGCTGTTCAGCTAGCTAGGGAAGTCAGTAAGTACTTAGATGTTATGGGGGGTTCTCACAAAATAGAGGTTTCGGAAGGCTGGTTATACAAGTTAAACACGCTCAGGAAGAGTCTAGAGTTTCAGGGGGCGAAAGTATTTAAGTCTAGCAATCCCGAGAACCCTTACACGATAGTTGTTAGTGAGGGCAAGTCTTCTTTTAGTGGGTTGAGATTAGTCCCGCTAGAGTTTCATTCTAGGAGGAGGTTTTTAGAGTTAGTAGTAGTTAGTGATTTGAGAGAGTGTGTTAGGCTTATTAGGGAGTTGCCTAAGGTAGCTGGGTACTCAGGCGTAGATAAAGTTCAGACGGTAGCTTTCTGGGTAGATAGAGAGAAAGTAGATAGTTACGTGAAAGAATTAGTTAGTGCGGGCGTGTATAGGGTGGTTCCTTTAGGTGAGTCTTTTCTTAGAACTCCTAATGAGCCTTACGATGGTGAGTATATACCGCGCTACTTTACTTACACTGTCTACCTTAGGGTGAAGAAGAGTATTTAG
- a CDS encoding SagB/ThcOx family dehydrogenase, whose protein sequence is MSGLTTVLIVTYVIFSLYSPQQDLGGVEIVGEELLLPLPKKITTITVEEAILLRKSIREWRDSPVTVEQLSMILWASQGVVENVDGWLRRASPSAGATYPLEVYVVIGEEGVSLGDGSYVEAGVYKYDYKRHSLKLIKSGDFRSDLWRASLRQDWVKEAPVSLVICAVYERTTWRYGERGVRYVHIEVGHVGQNIYLMSTALGLGTVAIGAFYDDEVAKVVEARRDERPLYVFPVGVPLEPHKTDFRELQELYTRLRR, encoded by the coding sequence TTGTCGGGCTTGACTACTGTTTTGATCGTCACCTACGTAATTTTTTCTTTATATTCTCCGCAGCAAGATTTAGGAGGTGTTGAAATCGTGGGTGAGGAACTGCTTCTTCCTCTCCCTAAGAAAATAACTACTATTACTGTTGAGGAGGCTATCCTTCTTAGGAAGAGTATTAGAGAGTGGAGAGATTCTCCTGTTACTGTTGAGCAGCTATCAATGATTCTCTGGGCGTCACAAGGGGTGGTCGAGAACGTTGACGGGTGGCTTAGGAGAGCTTCTCCCAGTGCTGGCGCTACCTACCCTCTAGAAGTATATGTGGTTATTGGTGAAGAAGGAGTTTCTCTAGGTGACGGGAGCTACGTTGAAGCAGGAGTTTATAAATACGATTATAAGAGACACTCACTAAAGTTAATTAAGAGCGGGGATTTCAGGAGTGACTTGTGGAGAGCTTCACTGAGGCAGGACTGGGTTAAGGAAGCGCCAGTAAGTCTAGTAATATGTGCTGTTTATGAGAGGACTACGTGGAGGTATGGTGAGAGAGGTGTTAGGTATGTCCATATTGAGGTAGGTCATGTAGGACAGAATATCTACTTGATGAGCACGGCTCTAGGCTTAGGCACTGTCGCTATAGGAGCTTTCTACGACGACGAGGTAGCTAAAGTAGTTGAAGCTCGTCGCGATGAACGCCCGTTGTACGTCTTCCCGGTAGGAGTTCCTCTTGAGCCCCACAAGACGGACTTTAGAGAGCTTCAGGAACTCTACACCAGGTTGAGAAGATGA
- a CDS encoding DUF1614 domain-containing protein, protein MLGLSVEYVTYLSTILTLLLCYSDKIRFFLLSKTISGDLLKVIDLSYANLRALQKIKLKTTQKLRVYVSLSGLLFPTVLGLMLGIYVIYRLPQYFIIYFLLFSFLTIAYNRFSIMVFEKGILVSLASSIITTVMLVLAVGTHYSLDSSTLFMLTYSVSALATLTGVDLLNLRYVTFFKTKSIIVGGYGVRDAIFLIPAISSITTRIVYSLITLLSYT, encoded by the coding sequence TTGTTAGGTTTGAGTGTCGAGTACGTCACGTACCTGTCCACGATACTCACACTACTACTATGTTATAGTGACAAGATCAGGTTTTTCCTGCTTAGCAAGACTATCAGTGGTGACTTACTGAAAGTAATTGACTTAAGCTACGCTAATTTAAGAGCCTTACAGAAGATCAAGTTGAAGACCACTCAGAAATTAAGAGTCTACGTAAGCTTATCTGGTCTACTCTTCCCAACTGTTCTAGGGTTGATGCTAGGTATTTACGTGATTTACCGGCTACCCCAATACTTCATCATCTATTTCTTGCTATTCTCTTTCTTAACGATAGCTTACAACAGATTCTCAATCATGGTTTTCGAGAAAGGTATACTAGTCTCATTAGCTTCTAGCATCATCACGACAGTTATGCTAGTACTTGCCGTAGGCACACACTACTCACTAGACTCAAGCACATTATTTATGCTGACATACTCTGTTAGTGCTTTAGCTACTCTCACAGGCGTAGACTTACTTAACCTAAGATACGTAACATTCTTTAAAACCAAGTCGATAATCGTGGGCGGGTACGGGGTCAGAGACGCGATATTTCTGATTCCAGCCATATCCTCAATAACTACGAGGATAGTCTACAGTCTCATTACTCTACTCTCCTATACTTAA
- the ilvA gene encoding threonine ammonia-lyase, whose product MRGGVDDIFSLVLKASEILKPVIHRTPVFHSAFFSSLTGKSVYLKLENLQKTGSFKVRGAYFKIYTLPEEVRSRGVITASSGNHAQGVAYSARELNIPSLIVMPETAPTYKINAVKSYGSEVLLYGQIYDDAFKKALELSGERGMTLIHPFNDPYVIAGQGTIGLEIVEDVSTVDTVVVPIGGGGLIAGIALAVKKLSSGRIKVVGVEPSVAAKTKLSLSMGRPVTVMPQPSLADGVLTKGLGDLTFEIIRDYVDLVLEVEEDQIARAIYLLLERTKLLAEGAGALPVAALLSRSEEIPGENVVAVISGGNADLTTLYRILMRGLIREGRVAKITLSLKDVPGSLERVLKILADLRCNILDISHDRFDLDIKPGYAKVKILMEVSSEQVIKIAITRLRELGVEVLE is encoded by the coding sequence GTGAGAGGTGGTGTTGACGACATATTTAGCTTAGTGCTTAAGGCGTCAGAAATTCTCAAGCCGGTTATTCACAGAACTCCAGTATTTCACTCAGCTTTCTTCTCTTCTCTCACAGGGAAATCCGTGTACTTAAAACTCGAGAATCTTCAGAAGACAGGGTCTTTCAAGGTTAGGGGCGCTTACTTCAAGATATATACTCTGCCTGAGGAAGTTAGGTCTAGAGGAGTCATCACTGCTTCTTCCGGTAATCACGCGCAGGGAGTCGCGTACTCAGCTAGAGAACTGAATATACCTTCTCTGATAGTAATGCCTGAGACTGCCCCCACGTACAAGATAAACGCTGTCAAGTCTTATGGTAGTGAGGTCTTACTATACGGTCAGATATATGATGACGCCTTCAAGAAGGCTCTAGAACTTAGTGGGGAGAGGGGAATGACCCTCATACACCCATTTAACGACCCCTACGTAATAGCTGGGCAAGGGACTATAGGGCTAGAGATTGTTGAGGACGTTAGCACGGTAGACACTGTTGTTGTGCCTATTGGTGGGGGTGGGTTGATAGCCGGCATTGCTCTAGCTGTTAAGAAGCTTAGTAGTGGGAGGATCAAGGTAGTTGGCGTAGAGCCTTCTGTAGCAGCCAAGACTAAACTGTCTTTAAGTATGGGCAGACCAGTAACCGTGATGCCGCAACCTTCACTTGCTGACGGAGTTTTAACTAAGGGTTTAGGTGACTTAACTTTTGAGATAATTCGTGATTACGTCGACTTAGTTCTTGAGGTCGAGGAAGACCAGATAGCGAGAGCTATCTACCTACTGCTAGAGAGGACTAAGTTACTCGCTGAGGGTGCTGGGGCTCTCCCCGTAGCAGCTCTACTGTCTAGGAGCGAGGAGATTCCTGGAGAGAATGTCGTGGCTGTTATTAGTGGCGGGAATGCAGACCTCACAACCCTCTACAGGATCTTAATGAGGGGCTTAATACGGGAGGGCAGAGTAGCTAAAATAACTCTTTCCCTGAAGGACGTTCCAGGAAGCTTGGAGAGAGTTCTGAAGATACTTGCTGACTTAAGATGCAATATTTTAGACATATCGCACGATAGGTTCGACCTTGACATAAAACCTGGTTATGCTAAAGTCAAGATATTGATGGAGGTTTCAAGCGAGCAAGTAATTAAGATTGCTATCACTAGATTGCGTGAGTTGGGGGTTGAAGTACTTGAGTAG
- a CDS encoding Lrp/AsnC family transcriptional regulator has translation MSEDVEIDKLDIKILAKLLEDSRTPFRQLARNLNVSESTIYLRVKKLKNSKILKNYTIDIDLNKLGFLQQVYVEVKVAPQYMKNIIEELRGKPNVLEIYEVSGEYPLLIKVVATNNEELSSVIDEIAMIKGVTEMKVRYVFKTLESKNVSKAFSRLSI, from the coding sequence ATGTCTGAAGACGTAGAGATTGATAAACTAGACATAAAAATACTTGCTAAATTACTTGAAGACTCTAGGACTCCCTTCAGGCAATTAGCTCGCAACCTAAACGTAAGTGAGTCAACAATATATTTGAGAGTCAAGAAACTAAAGAACAGCAAGATCTTGAAGAACTACACGATAGACATAGACCTGAATAAGCTCGGCTTTCTACAGCAAGTGTATGTAGAGGTTAAGGTTGCTCCACAATACATGAAGAACATCATAGAAGAACTACGGGGAAAACCAAACGTCCTAGAAATTTACGAAGTAAGTGGTGAGTATCCACTCTTAATTAAGGTAGTTGCCACTAACAACGAGGAACTTTCTTCCGTAATAGACGAAATAGCTATGATTAAAGGAGTTACTGAAATGAAGGTAAGGTACGTCTTCAAAACCCTAGAAAGTAAGAACGTTAGTAAAGCGTTT